A region of the Cryptococcus deuterogattii R265 chromosome 1, complete sequence genome:
ATGACCTAACAGTAGTAGATTGAACACtattctccttcatttgcAAGCTCCTCGGGATCTATTTCCAAACTTTGGTTGACAGTTTCCTCGTCTTTAGCCACACTGCTTGACTGCTCTTTCCCTGAAGCCTTGCctgtttttcttcttttgaacCTCTGATGGGACTCTGGTTGGAATTGCGAAGGGTGACTAGTCTTCGTCAGCATGCCATCAGCGTATACTATGATAATACTTACACTCTGGTAGCACTCCAAAGGTAACCGCCAGTGGCACTGGTTGTCATCATAGGATGCGTCCTGCCAGGCAATACCTGGTATGTCCTCTCCCAGCTCTCAGTGAGGGTGTCATTAAGATAATTCGGGTCTTTCTTCGACCAGTTGAGAAGCTCAGCCAGGACTTGGTAGTAAGGAGAGTAGACTACAATGGGAGCAGAGCCAAGGAGATATGGTGTGAGCCGGGCGACAACCGAAATGGGATTAAGAGTCGTTGCAAGGATCAAACTGCAAATGGTTAGCCTGTACATGACATCACCATGTGATACATTGGAATTACCCGTCCCAGCCACCTAGATGTAACGTATTTCGAGTATTATTGAGTTCGGCTACCTGAGCAGCATATTTTCGCTGCTTGGCAGCGGCCTTAATAGGGTTTGTGGGAGGCTCGTCTTGTACAGGAGGGGCAGCTTTACGCAATGATTAGCGCATCGACTTCCACGAGCAACTTTATTACTCACGCTTCTgatatccttcctctgcttccaaCCAGTTTAACCATTTAATCGGCTCCAACTCCCTGTCCGAGAAGTTCATAGTTTGCAAAATACCCCAGGCAGGAGGGCTGTCGCTCTCATTGAATAACAGAATACTTCCTTCGGATCCCATTCGTTCCAGCACGGCAGCGGTAATCAAACCCCCAGTGTCGTCAACTACAAGGTAACGCCCTCCAGGCCGGACATTGGCCATGGTGAGAAGTTGGGAAAGGGTATCATCtcggagatggaggataGACTGAGGGGATCGAAGATTATAATGGTAAAGGACATTAGGGATAGAAGGAGCGAGGGGTTGAACTGTCTGGTAAAACCTATAGCCATAGGTTATTATGGGACGAAACGAGGTAATGaggcaaaaaaagaattactttttttctttccgtcttctccatttctctTTGCTGAAATCTGTCTTGAGCCCAAATTTCTCGTGTCGTGCGATTTGCGCCTGAATAATTTCTTCTGGCGTGCATCCCTGAGCTCGAAGTTCCGCAATCTCGTCATGAGACAACGTCGTCTTCTCAGTTTCTGAAAGATCCTCAATAAATTCGTTGGTTTCAACAATGTCATCTTGTAGTGGACATCAGTGTCATGCCACACAGACGGACACCCATACGACTAACCAATGACGGCATCCACCACAGGCTGCCTTTTCAGAGGCTTCAAGATGTTATTCCACCCTGGATTATTTTTAGATATCGCTGCAatctccttgcccttgtttccactcttcttgttgccCTTTTTATTTTGAGTTTCGTCTGTGGAAAGGTCAAGAGATCCAGGTTGAGGAGTGCTGGCTCCTGATCCACTGCTGGAAACAATTTCGTACGTGATGTCGTAATGCAATCCAATAAGTTGGGAGGCGGGGAAGGCCCCATATTTACCGAGCTGAATAAGACTACTCCCTATGAGCATTGGAATTTTCGTATCAAACACAAAAAACCTACCTGTCTCCTTGAACAACGACGGATTTGACAAGGTCACTTGGGAGTCGCAAAAGGACGGTATCGCCCTCTTTGATTTTTGTCAACCGACGAAGAATCACTTCGGTTATGGGTTCCGAGGATTCTAAAGTTTTGCGAGGCCTTTTGGCCGATGGTGGTTCAGAAGTTGTAGCTTCCGCATTTTCTGGAGCTGCAGTGATCCCGCCGGCAGGTTGCTGAGGTTGTGGCAGACATGCTGGAATATTTGCAGTTGGTTCCAACTGGGGCGATTGGTGGATACCCTGTTGCTGATCTGTCATGGAAATGTGTTGGGTTGTCAAGTATGGAAGCAGGGAAAGTTGAAAGTTGTTGCCTGCTTTATTGCAAGTACCGTTTACACAATTTGATGATAAGAGCTCAACTTGTTGGGAAAAATCCACCACCGCATTATTACTTACAAACATGACAACACGAACTATTCAATGaaatgccacatcatcattatcatcatcattcatcatcacgACGACGCGACGACCAccgcaccaccaccacatCTACTGTCTCTATTCCGCCGACTTGGCTACGTCTTGCCTATGTCCATGCCCACAATGGCCCACCAACCATACATGTCCCACTCTCCGCCCCCCCTTCAGCATCCCAAGCCAACACACATCGCCTATCCACCGCCGGAGCCACCACACACTCCAGCTCAGTCCACAGACTCCTCCCCTTACTCCCAACCCCAGCGCATCTCTCAAGACGGTTATCTTCGCTACTCTTCGCCTCCAGCGGGCGAACCATTAGCGAGCTCTTCAGGATTTAGTTCCTACGCTCCCTCTCTGGCTCAAGGGCAGCAATCAGCTCAACCTAGACAGCCGTACGGCCAAGGGGGAACGCCGGGAGTCCAAGGTGTACATGGCTATGCAGCACCAGGATATGCCTGGCCGGGCATGAATGATGCGACCGCCCAAATGGGAATGCAGTTTGGTAAGAGTGCAGTGGCTGCTGGGCAGGAATATGTGGAGAAAAATGTTGGTACAATGTCACGATCCCGCAGCTCCTTATGAAGCTGATTTTTTGAGTAGTTCACAAGATATTTGCCTTTACAACTCATCAAAGTCTCCTTTTCTGTAACCAACACATACGTTTTAAAGAAACTGCGTCTaatcctttttccttggAGACATAAACCTTGGTCTCGACAAAGTCGGCGGTCAACCGACAATGGCGCCGTTGAAGGGTGGCAGGCACCCAGAGACGATATCAACGCACCTGATCTTTACATCCCTAGTAAGCTTAAAAGAATAAGCGGGATCCCCTGACTAATTGTCTTTTCCAGCCATGGCTCTCGTTACTTATACTCTTCTGTGCGCCCTTGCGTCCGGCCTTCAATCCCGCTTCCACCCAGAGGTTCTCGGATTGTCACTTTCCAAAGCCCTGGCTGTAGTGATCACGGAATTTTGTGCCATCAAGTTGGGCTGCTATCTCCTCGACGTACGCGGTAGCGGTGCTTCAGGTGTAGAGCTTGTGGGGTATGGCGGATACAAGTTTGTTGGAATTATTGCCACTATTGTGGTCAGCCTCTTGGGCTTAGGGAAAATGATCACCCTAGGTGTATTCATTTACACTTTTGCCGCAAACGCATTCTTCTTGGTAAGCGGCGTCGCGTATtctatcatcttcttttctaATGTTGCCTCTTGATAGCTTCGATCGCTTAAATATGTTCTCCTTCCTGACGCCtctgtctcttcctctgtgACTACGCTCAGTCACTCGCAACGTTCCAGACGTGTGcaattccttttcttcgtgGCCGTGGCCCAGGTACTTTGGATGGGCTGGTTATCAAGAGTGTAGAGGGGGAAGCATACGCTAGAGTAAAATGTCATATGCATTGATCATCCCTTGTCAAATGGAAGGCGCATATCCTTAAAGCGGAAAATCCCATTGACTGTCTTGCTACGAGTGACCCGCATTAGTAAATTTACCCAGTACAGCCCTTTGAGCTACAACTGCAATTTTCCCGCCCGAACGTAGGTGGAAGTATGATGCACAATTGACGAGTCGAAATGTGAGACTTGTTGACAAATTTACATCCTGGCTATTATATTATCAGTGCACCTGAATAGATTTCAGTAATATAACGAGTCAAAACTGGCAGGCTAGGCTAAAACTCATCTGAGCGATGTCAATTCAGTTATAATTGCCCTATTGCGATGTGGTGCAAAAAACTTCGATCACAAAAATGCATTGGATCAACGGAAACTCCCGCTCGCAAGAGAGGAGAACATGCAAAATCCCATCTAATTAATATCTGGATACAAAAATGGTAAATGCTTTAAAGTCGATGCAAATGCTGTCGTTATATAAAACTACGATTTCAACCTCCCATCTCAACGCTTAATTTCAGGTTCTACGAAAGATACACTAGGCCCATCCTTGTTGGACCCTGTACTTTGTACACTAGTCGATCGATACATTGCTAAAGCCGGATTCTTCTTGAATCCTGGAGCGTTAGAACCATAATTTGACTGACCGGGCGCCGTGTCCGTCGAGGGACTGGCATCGTCGGCGAAGCGCACTGCAGGCGACGACCGGCTGGCTGAAAGGGTTCTTGTGAGAGGGATCGCAAGATTCTGAGGTTGATAAGGTGAGGATGATCCGCGCGAATCATCTGCCAGTATGGACTCTGGTTCTGCAGCAATAGTTTGAGGACGCGAAAGGGACTGAGACGGAgcgagaagggaaggattGGGAGGGGCTAAGCCTTCTTCGGCgcgggaggaagagttggaagactGTTGTTGTCGGCCAAACAGCCTGGAGCGGATGGACCGTCTCGGAGGCCCGGCGCTGTTCTGCCGAGAGACGACAATTGCTGGTGgcttcattttcttcttcttttgccgAGGACTCTCGTCCGGAACATCCTCATAGTcagcctcatcctcttcataaGCACCTCCGTGGGACACATCACCCGGGCTCTCGCCATCCCTGCCCTCTTCTGCAAGACCCTCGGGGCTCTGCGTCCTCTCCAAGGGATAGCCATAATCATGTCTTGGGCTGTCGTGCGATTCGATAGGGGGTGTCGGTTCTGGAGTGACAGTTGCCATCAGCCCAAGACCCAGACGGTCAACTGCATCTTTGCCGCCATTCTGAACCCGTGAAGTAGCATGTTCGAGGCTTTtgggaaggtgatgaagcAAGTCATCAAGCTCTCGTGACTTGAGGCGATGGGGATGGGTGAAGCGATCACTCTCCGTTTTCTTATTGTCGGCAAAATGGTTTCGGATGACCTCGACTTCAACCTAAGAGTCATACGCATGAGCACATCGCAATGGGCAATTGGGCCATCTGCATAACATACCTCGTCACTGTCCTTGATTTTTCTCTCCACAATGAGGTGGTTTCCTTCTCTATACTTGGCCAGCGTGGGCGTTCTTCTgccacctccttccttatctctgatttcttctcttccttcttccatctctctctgtGTCTCAGGGTCATTCGCGACATCAgagctttcttctcccgaacttctccacctctctccttcctccgccGCTTCCCCCTGGCTGGCCTGGCTGGCCTGGCTACCACGGCTACCACGACGAGACGGATCTCGTTTTTCTTTCATTTCAATCATTTCTCCCTGCCTTGTTCGGGATGAACTACTTTCTCCactatcttcttcttcaatcttttccttgataCGTCCATTTGTTTCGCTGGTGAAAGTGTCCTTCCGTCTGACACCTAAatcgccttcttcgtcgtcatcatcacgGTTTACAATGATCTCTTGGCCTGGTATGATACGCCGAGCATGAGTTGTCCAGGCAGGCTCATCGCCTCGCGTGTCCATGGAAAGGTTCCGTGATCGAGTATAAGTGATGGAATGGACACGGCGACcaagagagaaaaatggAATGGACATGCCGTCTATACTGAGTCAGCAGTGAGAGCGAGGGGGATAGACTTACGGGTCACAATGGATGACAACACAAGAAATAACGTGACAGGCATGATGACGTCTTTTAAACGGTCAACCGCTTCTGTATTCTTCTCAGGCTGCCCCTCTGGCAAAGACGACCGAGCCAGGGTAGAGATGAAGACAGCACCGACGCCCATAGGCCCTAAACCCTCATCAGATATGAATCCAACAAACACTTCCAATAAGAAAACTCACCGAACCAGCCCGTGAAAAGAGCTTCTCTAAACGTTTTGATGTCGGGAATGAATTTGTAACATGCTATTATAGCGGGCAGACGACGGACTAGAAGAATGAGGATCGCTAACACAACCAATCGCCATACTCGGAGCTGAGATTCAATTAGCTTGCGTATGTAGTAACACATGCGAACGTACATCGGGCAGGTCGTTGAAATTATTAAAAGGAATGATGGCGCCGATATAGATGAACGCGGCGCagttgaaaagaagatcgaTAACGTTCGAGAACACCGCGTCCTCTGTAGCTTTGTTGAAGAAACCACTGTAATGTTGTCAGCGGGAAGCAAGAGATAAATCACAAGAAATACGTACTCCCAGGCAAAAGCACAACCACAAGCGAAAGCAGAGAGCAAATCGTCACTGCCGAGCAAACTTGTAACGCCTACATCGTGATCAGCTCATTGAATATTTGTGAGGCCAGTCAACATGCTTACCAATGGACAGCACTGCCAAACTGACATACTGGGCGACGTAAGACTGCCTATCAATGAGACGTTTGCGCTCTGCAAACTTCATGAACTTGCGTGCGCAGAATCCCAAAATCGCTCCGATTACCACACCAAGAATAATCTCATAGGCCCTATAAAAGCACGTGTGAGTGATAAGGACAACGGTAACTGCGGGCGCTGGAATTAAGCTTACGCACCAAGTCATGTAGAACCATTCTCCGACGGCATGGCCTGGGCTCGCATCGAGTAGGAGGTAGAGGGCGATgtagagaaaaggaaaagcgGCCCCATCGTTACTCCCGCTTTCTgcggagagaaggtggCGGATGTGGGCGGGGACGTGTTTGTCGGCGAACTTGCCTCCGATGACTGCCTGGGCCAAGATGGGATCTGTAGGGGTGACGCCCGCTGCAACCACGAGTGAGGCGAGAAATGTTAGGTCCGGTATCAGGCCCCAGATGAGCAGGGCGGAGACCATCCATCCCCACACCATGCAAGGGCccagaaggaagaagagcgaccGCCAGTGCCGCTTCATGTATGCCTGTGCCAAGCGGCTGATATCAGCACCGTCTTATAGCCAACTGAATCATAAACTGCCTACCTTGGGCAATTCAACGCCGACGGCGAACACGGATATAGCAATGACAACGCGAGTGACTTCCAGTGTAATGTCATCCGCGGTCGATTCAGATCCGCCCCCCCATCCTAAAGGATTGAAAAGATTGAGGCAGTGGGGACCAATGATGATACCGACCAAGGTCGCTATAGGTGCTTCACCGACATAgagcttctccttgacgAACAAACTGACCATGCCAAAGATGACCACAAAGCCGCCGAGGAAAGCGTATGCGAGATGGGGGACAGTAACTTCAAAGGGCTGGAACGCAGTCATTGTGATTCAATAACTAGCGAGCGGGTGCGAGTGACGGGAGTAGGGCAGCAAGAAAAATAAAAGTTTAGGTGGCGGTCAGCATGCCTGTACTGGGTTGTGCTTGTGTAGTATCTAGCAGAGCGCGCCTCGGATTTCCGATGCAACGGAAGGCGCGGGCGAGATCTGGCACTTTGCGAAGGAATTAGAGGACTGGAAAGAATTATGTGTATGTGTGTAGAAGAATGATATGATAATAAAATCAACCACTATCTCTGCCGAGCAATTTACAAACATCTTCATATAGATCGGCTGTGGGTGAACCGATTCGGCGCCTCCTGCCGCAGCGGTCTTGGCATAAATTAATTAACTTGCCACATGGCATAACCCCGTAAAGCCGAAATATACAACGAAAAAGAGATACGGCCGTCTTGAAGGGGTTTATAACCCAAATCATCCCACAATGTCTCCCCAAAACTTACTATACACAACCCTCAGAGCCACGTTAGCCCCCCTCGCAGGTCCATCCACACCCCGcgccttttcctcttctcagcGCTCTCTTGTATCCACTCGTAAGCTCGTCGCAAAGAGACGCAAAGCTGCAAACCTCGCACTTCAAGCTTCCCGCGTGCGCAAACCGGACTCGATAGATCCTGTTCTAGGCCGCGTACAGTACAAGGGGGAAGCTCCTACAAATCCCTGGGAAGGATGTCGATTACAACGTGTTCTTTTGGACTATAATGCCATTGCCTACTCCATGCCACCAGATTACACTGCCGGTGAACAACCCCGTTACCTCTTACCAGGTGTGAGCAAGGAAGACGCTGAGCTACTGTTCAACGCTGTGCCTCATGCAAGCACGGAGCTTAGGTACGCCAGTGGACAAGGCAGTGAGAAAACGGAGCAGGAACAAGCGAGACAGAgcgagatgatgatgaggatctTGGATCTGAGAAATGCCAGCAAGGATGCCATCAATGTTTTAAACAGGCAACGTGTGATTGACGAGTTTGGGGCAGGTGTTGACAGTGGTAGCTCTGCTGTTCAAGGTAGGCTTTGACAGCTCATTTGTCCCTTAAACCCTTTACTAACATCTCGCTTAGCCGCTTTATTAACCGCCAAAATTCACAATCTGTTATCACATATTGAAGGAAACCCTAGAGATACTTCGAACAAGCGAGCTCTTCGATTACTTGTTCAAGAGCGAGCTAGACATCTCAAAtactggaagaggaagcaggGAGAGGAGGCTTACGAGAAGCTTTTGGCCGATCTCGGTCTTCAGCGAGAAGCTGTCGAAGGCGAGCTATTCATCGGTTTTTAAGATGTGAGTCGTATTTCTATAATCGCATCCTGGTCACCATCTCTAGCGTGATGTTTTACCAAACCTGATTTAATGAGCCTGAGCCTTATGGTCTGGACGACAACCTTTTGTGTACCTGATACTATCTTTCCTTTACATATTACATTACTTAATGCACACTCGACGAAAACACTGGCTGACAATCCATCGTCCTTAGCCCGTTATGGTTCCAACATTACCAAaatttctccctcttcaacaCCTTTACCCTTTTCGGCCCTCACCTCGCCCACTATTCCGTCCCTTTCAGCTCTCAAATTgatctccatcttcatacTTTCCAACACACACAACACTTGATTCTCTTTTACTGTATCCCCTTTTTTAACCTTTACTTCAATGACAGTTGCAGGCATGGGAGAGACGAGGGTCCCCATACCGCCGGAAGACAAAGATTGTGGGCCATCTGTACCCTCCAGAAGCGAAGGGTGATGCGTGATTATATAGTGCGATGATGACGAAAAGATATGCAGTTTTTCAAGACCATTTACGACGATAGGGATAATAGTACTTCGTATTTTTTTGGGTCCTACTTGAGCAATGAAGTCGATGGAAGAAGTAGCAGAGCTTTGAATTATTTGACTGTACACGTCTGGGCCTGCAATTGTAACGTGATACCCAGACTCGACCGGGTTGACGGTGACTTGTTCCGAGTCGAGTCGGAATGAAAATGAGGGCATGTCACTGAATCGTCTATGCACTAAGGATGCCCAAGGCCCAGCCGACGTCAGAGCTTTCTGGCCTGATTCTGCTCGGAGAACCAGAAATGCTGCTGCTTGTGCCAAGATGTCCTGAGGGACAACTCGCTGTGGGAATAACTCGTCGTGATGTGACTTCACATACACATTAGCTCGGAAATCGGTTCACATGGACTTACTGGTATGAAGCTCGTTTCGACTGGCCCACCTGCAAATTGATCATGTTCAACGACAGATTTGAGAAACTCGATATTGGTGGAGGGCCCAACGATTTGATATTCTGCCAATGCGGATCGCAAGAGGGACAGAGCCTGTGGTCGGTCTTTACCATGAACAACAAGCTTGGCAATCTATGTCCCGACGGTTATAAAACGTTTCTCAAGAGATGATCACACTTGCCATTGGGTCATAATGGGAACTAATttcatcaccttcttgGAAACCTGTCTCCAGACGATGCGGCGTGTTAATTGGCCGACGAACATGGAACAGCTTGCCAGTATCTGGCAAAAAATTGCTACCACCCACTGTGAgattttcttctttcattaGTAATTACCAAAAAAACGACCTCACGATTCGGGCTTTTCAGCGTAGATTCGCGCTTCAAATGCATGACCGATGCAGGGGATCTTGTCCTGGGTGTATGGGAGAGGATTTCCAGCTGCGATCTATTTCTCACATGAGCTCTGACGCGCGGACATAGTAAGACACCGCGTGCGACTTACTGAAAGCTGCCATTCTATAAGATCCAAACCTGTAATCATTTCTGTGACAGGGTGTCTGAGTGTATCAGCATAAAGTCAACGTCCATCGTGACTGCATAGCTCACTCCACCTGTAAACGGGTATTCCTAAATGATATCAGCAAACACTCTTGGCAACAGCAGTAGCGTTTTTCcccaaaagaaaaaaacacACGCATACTCACATTTCCATGAAGAAGTGCTCCCCCGTCTCAGCATCCATGATAAATTCAACTGTCCCGGCGCCAACACTGCACTAGTCAgcgaggatggaaaagtCTAACTTACTAATTGATCGCCTTGGCTGCTGCTACCGCCTTTTCTGCGAAGCCTTGTTTCAACGCAGGTGACAATCCTGGGGCTGGTGCTTCTTCGATGATTTCTAGTTAATCCACATGAGCTTTGGATCTTATCCCTTATCGAAGCAAGCTGCTAACTTTGGTGCCTTCTCTGTACTGAACAGTCCCTCTCCCAAAGCGCGACACAATTCCCAAACTGGTCGCCAAATACCTGTACTTCAACGTGTCTTGGTTTCTCCAGCCACCTTTCCAGCAAAACTTCATCATTTCCAAAACTCTTGAGTGCTTCGCGTTGAGCAGAGAGGAGCTCATCTTGAAGTGTCGAAGGGTCACGAACTATGCGCATTCCTTTACCTCCTCCGCCATGTGTTGGTTTGATAATAAGGGGATAACCTGTCTGCTGAGAGCCTTTGAGCAATGCAGCTTGAGATTGGTCAGCCCCGTGGTATCCCCTGAACTCTGATCATCAGTCTCAGCATTTGGCACGTAACGTAGGCACATACGGTACACATGGTACACCAGCGGCTGTGCTTGGAGTGAGccacttttctttccagatAGGGGCGCGTTACTCACCAACCATGATCTCTTTACTCTCACGTTTACTTCCCATGCTCTTGATTGCTTCTGCTGAGGGTCCAATAAAAATCAGACCCGCATCTCTTACTTTCTCTGCAAAGTCCGAAGATTCTGAAAGAAAACCGTATCCTGGGTGTATTGCCTAAGTGATCATGGTAAGAGGGCGCATTCAAAAGTAGCCCAAAATGAACGTACTTCTGCCCCGGTGAGCTTTGCGATATCGAGTATTTTGTCCATCTTGAGCTGTATAACGGCATTAGCTTTCGAAGGATGGGATGCATGAGCTCACATAGCTCTCCGAACTTGGAGAAGGCCCGATGAGGTATGCCTCGTCAGCCTGGCCTTGTTTATTAGCAGCTGCCAAGTTGCAGAAGacaggaaaggaggaggtacCATAGCAACGTGTTGACAATTCCGATCAGCTTCACTGAATACTGAAACGGTAGCAATACCCAATCGTCGAGCGGTTCGAATGATCGCACATGCTATCTCTCCTCTATGAATGTTAGAGTAAGTCTTTGCATCGTTACCCACCGGTTGGCAATCAAGATCTTTTTGAAAGGACGTTTCCCCACCCTCTGCTCGGGATTGCTGTTGACAAGGTGGGTCATGTTATCATGTTGCTGAGCAATAGTAGAATACTGGCCCCCGTAAAGTGTCCTGTTCGCCCCTACCATATAATGCGCTTTGGTGAGACGGTGGTGTTTGATATATCTAGGCACTGCAAGAGCACCCCGATTAATAAGAATACCTCTTATGGGTCGCATTCTGTTAAGTGTCTCAAGAATACAGAAGAGAGTAAAACGAAGTTCCAATAAGGCTATCCTCCGTTTACACGTTGCGTCTTTCCAGATCAAGACCAAACATGTCACCGGATGCTAGACGCACTCGTCCACATACATGTTGTCCAGTTGACCAACACGCCGTCTGTCAGTTAATGTTATTCGGCTATAGTTCTTTCCGATGACACGCTTA
Encoded here:
- a CDS encoding tRNA (adenine(58)-N(1))-methyltransferase non-catalytic subunit TRM6, with protein sequence MTDQQQGIHQSPQLEPTANIPACLPQPQQPAGGITAAPENAEATTSEPPSAKRPRKTLESSEPITEVILRRLTKIKEGDTVLLRLPSDLVKSVVVQGDSLIQLGKYGAFPASQLIGLHYDITYEIVSSSGSGASTPQPGSLDLSTDETQNKKGNKKSGNKGKEIAAISKNNPGWNNILKPLKRQPVVDAVIDDIVETNEFIEDLSETEKTTLSHDEIAELRAQGCTPEEIIQAQIARHEKFGLKTDFSKEKWRRRKEKKFYQTVQPLAPSIPNVLYHYNLRSPQSILHLRDDTLSQLLTMANVRPGGRYLVVDDTGGLITAAVLERMGSEGSILLFNESDSPPAWGILQTMNFSDRELEPIKWLNWLEAEEGYQKPAPPVQDEPPTNPIKAAAKQRKYAAQVAELNNTRNTLHLGGWDGLILATTLNPISVVARLTPYLLGSAPIVVYSPYYQVLAELLNWSKKDPNYLNDTLTESWERTYQVLPGRTHPMMTTSATGGYLWSATRVHPSQFQPESHQRFKRRKTGKASGKEQSSSVAKDEETVNQSLEIDPEELANEGE
- a CDS encoding ER to Golgi transporter Yif1, with the protein product MAHQPYMSHSPPPLQHPKPTHIAYPPPEPPHTPAQSTDSSPYSQPQRISQDGYLRYSSPPAGEPLASSSGFSSYAPSLAQGQQSAQPRQPYGQGGTPGVQGVHGYAAPGYAWPGMNDATAQMGMQFGKSAVAAGQEYVEKNFTRYLPLQLIKVSFSVTNTYVLKKLRLILFPWRHKPWSRQSRRSTDNGAVEGWQAPRDDINAPDLYIPTMALVTYTLLCALASGLQSRFHPEVLGLSLSKALAVVITEFCAIKLGCYLLDVRGSGASGVELVGYGGYKFVGIIATIVVSLLGLGKMITLGVFIYTFAANAFFLLRSLKYVLLPDASVSSSVTTLSHSQRSRRVQFLFFVAVAQVLWMGWLSRV
- a CDS encoding Na+/H+ exchanger AnNHA1 yields the protein MTAFQPFEVTVPHLAYAFLGGFVVIFGMVSLFVKEKLYVGEAPIATLVGIIIGPHCLNLFNPLGWGGGSESTADDITLEVTRVVIAISVFAVGVELPKAYMKRHWRSLFFLLGPCMVWGWMVSALLIWGLIPDLTFLASLVVAAGVTPTDPILAQAVIGGKFADKHVPAHIRHLLSAESGSNDGAAFPFLYIALYLLLDASPGHAVGEWFYMTWAYEIILGVVIGAILGFCARKFMKFAERKRLIDRQSYVAQYVSLAVLSIGVTSLLGSDDLLSAFACGCAFAWDGFFNKATEDAVFSNVIDLLFNCAAFIYIGAIIPFNNFNDLPDLRVWRLVVLAILILLVRRLPAIIACYKFIPDIKTFREALFTGWFGPMGVGAVFISTLARSSLPEGQPEKNTEAVDRLKDVIMPVTLFLVLSSIVTHGMSIPFFSLGRRVHSITYTRSRNLSMDTRGDEPAWTTHARRIIPGQEIIVNRDDDDEEGDLGVRRKDTFTSETNGRIKEKIEEEDSGESSSSRTRQGEMIEMKEKRDPSRRGSRGSQASQASQGEAAEEGERWRSSGEESSDVANDPETQREMEEGREEIRDKEGGGRRTPTLAKYREGNHLIVERKIKDSDEVEVEVIRNHFADNKKTESDRFTHPHRLKSRELDDLLHHLPKSLEHATSRVQNGGKDAVDRLGLGLMATVTPEPTPPIESHDSPRHDYGYPLERTQSPEGLAEEGRDGESPGDVSHGGAYEEDEADYEDVPDESPRQKKKKMKPPAIVVSRQNSAGPPRRSIRSRLFGRQQQSSNSSSRAEEGLAPPNPSLLAPSQSLSRPQTIAAEPESILADDSRGSSSPYQPQNLAIPLTRTLSASRSSPAVRFADDASPSTDTAPGQSNYGSNAPGFKKNPALAMYRSTSVQSTGSNKDGPSVSFVEPEIKR
- a CDS encoding 30S small subunit ribosomal protein S15 gives rise to the protein MSPQNLLYTTLRATLAPLAGPSTPRAFSSSQRSLVSTRKLVAKRRKAANLALQASRVRKPDSIDPVLGRVQYKGEAPTNPWEGCRLQRVLLDYNAIAYSMPPDYTAGEQPRYLLPGVSKEDAELLFNAVPHASTELRYASGQGSEKTEQEQARQSEMMMRILDLRNASKDAINVLNRQRVIDEFGAGVDSGSSAVQAALLTAKIHNLLSHIEGNPRDTSNKRALRLLVQERARHLKYWKRKQGEEAYEKLLADLGLQREAVEGELFIGF
- a CDS encoding 3-methylcrotonyl-CoA carboxylase alpha subunit, with the protein product MRPIRGILINRGALAVPRYIKHHRLTKAHYMVGANRTLYGGQYSTIAQQHDNMTHLVNSNPEQRVGKRPFKKILIANRGEIACAIIRTARRLGIATVSVFSEADRNCQHVAMADEAYLIGPSPSSESYLKMDKILDIAKLTGAEAIHPGYGFLSESSDFAEKVRDAGLIFIGPSAEAIKSMGSKRESKEIMVAAGVPCVPGYHGADQSQAALLKGSQQTGYPLIIKPTHGGGGKGMRIVRDPSTLQDELLSAQREALKSFGNDEVLLERWLEKPRHVEVQVFGDQFGNCVALWERDCSVQRRHQKIIEEAPAPGLSPALKQGFAEKAVAAAKAINYVGAGTVEFIMDAETGEHFFMEMNTRLQVEHPVTEMITGLDLIEWQLSIAAGNPLPYTQDKIPCIGHAFEARIYAEKPESNFLPDTGKLFHVRRPINTPHRLETGFQEGDEISSHYDPMASIAKLVVHGKDRPQALSLLRSALAEYQIVGPSTNIEFLKSVVEHDQFAGGPVETSFIPSHHDELFPQRVVPQDILAQAAAFLVLRAESGQKALTSAGPWASLVHRRFSDMPSFSFRLDSEQVTVNPVESGYHVTIAGPDVYSQIIQSSATSSIDFIAQVGPKKIRSTIIPIVVNGLEKLHIFSSSSHYIITHHPSLLEGTDGPQSLSSGGMGTLVSPMPATVIEVKVKKGDTVKENQVLCVLESMKMEINLRAERDGIVGEVRAEKGKGVEEGEILVMLEP